From the genome of Bacteroidales bacterium, one region includes:
- the tal gene encoding transaldolase — translation MNTLIELLNYGQSYWLDNLTRDKITSGELEKRVKEQGLRGITSNPSIFNKAITESDSYDDQIRSLSSQGNTPEQIYEALTVKDVRDACDILRPVFDSSSGIDGFVSLEVSPHLARDTKGTIDEVHRLYSAVGRPNCYIKIPGTAEGIPAIEQMLYEGIPINITLLFSIERYTEVAEAYIRAVSRRVKEGLPVNKLVSVASFFVSRIDVLIDQLLRKNPSSNTKDVPNPQSLIGKAGVASARLAYKRFKELFSTDLWKQLEMNGARVQRPLWASTGNKDPLFYDLRYVETLIGPDTVNTLPDETITALADHGKLRRNSIEEELNESHQLFVWLYDYGIDMTAITKQLEEEGIVKFNDAYDKLIDSLAKIKVKIS, via the coding sequence ATGAATACTCTGATTGAATTATTGAATTATGGCCAGAGTTATTGGCTTGATAATCTTACAAGAGATAAAATTACCAGCGGTGAGTTGGAAAAAAGAGTGAAAGAACAGGGTTTGAGGGGAATTACTTCTAACCCAAGCATCTTTAATAAAGCCATTACCGAAAGTGACAGTTATGATGACCAGATCAGGTCGCTCAGTAGTCAGGGAAATACGCCTGAACAGATCTATGAAGCGCTCACCGTTAAGGATGTCCGTGATGCCTGTGATATTCTCAGACCGGTTTTCGATAGCTCATCAGGAATTGACGGATTTGTAAGCCTTGAAGTTTCTCCTCACCTTGCGCGTGACACAAAAGGTACAATTGACGAAGTTCATCGCCTCTATTCTGCTGTCGGCAGGCCTAATTGCTACATCAAAATTCCGGGTACAGCTGAAGGAATTCCGGCAATTGAACAGATGCTGTATGAAGGAATCCCTATCAACATAACCTTGCTTTTTTCAATTGAAAGGTATACCGAAGTTGCTGAAGCTTATATCAGGGCAGTAAGTCGCCGAGTTAAAGAAGGATTGCCCGTTAATAAATTAGTGTCAGTGGCAAGCTTTTTTGTCAGCAGGATTGATGTCCTCATTGATCAGTTATTGAGAAAGAACCCGTCATCAAATACAAAAGATGTTCCAAACCCTCAATCCTTAATTGGCAAAGCAGGTGTTGCAAGTGCCAGGCTGGCATATAAACGCTTTAAGGAGTTGTTCAGCACCGACCTTTGGAAGCAATTAGAGATGAATGGTGCGCGCGTTCAAAGACCTCTTTGGGCCAGCACCGGCAATAAAGACCCATTGTTCTATGACCTGAGGTATGTGGAAACACTTATCGGTCCTGACACGGTAAATACCCTGCCTGATGAAACCATTACAGCGCTTGCCGATCATGGGAAATTAAGACGTAACTCCATTGAAGAAGAGTTGAATGAGTCACACCAACTATTTGTTTGGCTTTATGATTATGGCATTGACATGACTGCCATTACTAAGCAGCTTGAAGAGGAAGGAATTGTCAAATTCAATGATGCCTATGATAAGCTGATCGACAGCCTGGCGAAAATCAAAGTTAAAATAAGCTGA